A stretch of Fusobacterium periodonticum ATCC 33693 DNA encodes these proteins:
- a CDS encoding ISL3 family transposase: IEGLNNKIKSIKRTAFGYSNFSNFKKRVLIQVGIIPISA, translated from the coding sequence AATAGAAGGTTTAAACAATAAGATAAAATCAATAAAGAGAACAGCATTTGGATATTCAAATTTTAGTAATTTTAAAAAGCGTGTATTGATTCAAGTAGGTATTATCCCAATTAGCGCTTAA
- the sppA gene encoding signal peptide peptidase SppA, with product MVILYALLQAVIISIVIIIAICILILLVKRKFKNKDVISLKGVKTVVFNIGDLVEDYMVSAISINKALSHDIVLKALENLVDDKKIEKIIIDVDEVDLSRVHIEEIKEIFKKLSVDKEIIAIGTTFDEYSYQIALLADKIYMLNTKQSCLYFRGYEYKEPYFKNILATLGVTVNTLHIGDYKVAGESFSHDKMTEEKKESLMNIKETLFQNFINLVKEKRKVDITNEILSGDLIFANSEKAKELGLIDGVSTYEEIGVDYDEDTVDFVEYISAYKRKKNKSKNTIAVINLEGEIDIRESRETVINYDNVVEKLDALEDIKNLKGLVLRINSPGGSALESEKIYQKLKKLEIPIYISMGDLCASGGYYIATVGKKLFASPVTLTGSIGVVILYPEFSEAIDKLKVNMEGFSKGKGFDIFDVFSKLSEESKEKIVYSMNEVYSEFKAHVMEARNINEEDLEKIAGGRVWLGSQAKENGLVDELGTLNDCIDSLAKELELKDFKLAYIRGRQSIAEIVSAMKPQFIKSDIVEKMEMLKSYSNKILYYDESLENL from the coding sequence ATGGTTATTTTATACGCACTACTACAAGCAGTAATTATTTCAATAGTTATTATAATTGCTATTTGTATTCTTATTTTATTAGTTAAAAGAAAATTTAAAAATAAAGATGTTATTTCATTAAAAGGAGTTAAAACAGTAGTTTTTAATATAGGGGATCTTGTTGAGGACTATATGGTATCAGCTATATCTATAAATAAAGCTTTATCACATGATATAGTTTTAAAAGCTTTAGAGAACTTAGTTGATGATAAAAAAATAGAAAAAATAATAATAGATGTTGATGAAGTTGACTTATCAAGAGTTCACATTGAAGAGATAAAAGAAATTTTTAAGAAATTATCAGTAGATAAAGAAATTATTGCAATAGGAACTACCTTTGATGAGTACTCTTATCAAATAGCTTTACTTGCAGATAAAATCTACATGTTAAATACTAAACAATCTTGTTTATATTTTCGTGGTTATGAATACAAAGAGCCTTATTTTAAAAATATTTTAGCTACTTTAGGAGTTACAGTAAATACTTTGCATATAGGCGATTATAAGGTGGCAGGAGAAAGTTTTAGCCATGATAAGATGACTGAAGAAAAGAAAGAATCTTTAATGAATATTAAAGAAACTTTATTTCAAAATTTTATAAATCTGGTTAAAGAAAAAAGAAAAGTTGATATAACAAATGAAATTCTTTCAGGAGATTTGATTTTTGCTAATTCAGAAAAAGCTAAAGAGCTAGGTTTAATTGATGGTGTATCTACCTATGAAGAAATAGGTGTGGACTATGATGAAGACACAGTTGACTTTGTAGAATATATTTCAGCTTATAAAAGAAAGAAAAATAAAAGTAAGAATACAATAGCAGTAATTAATCTTGAAGGAGAAATAGACATAAGAGAAAGCAGAGAAACTGTAATTAACTATGATAATGTTGTTGAGAAATTAGATGCATTAGAGGATATTAAGAATTTAAAAGGACTTGTTTTAAGAATAAATTCTCCTGGTGGAAGTGCTTTAGAAAGTGAAAAAATATATCAGAAGTTAAAGAAATTAGAAATTCCTATCTATATTTCTATGGGAGATTTATGTGCAAGTGGAGGATACTATATTGCAACTGTTGGAAAAAAGTTATTTGCTAGTCCTGTAACATTGACAGGTTCAATAGGAGTTGTTATTCTATATCCTGAATTTTCTGAAGCAATAGATAAATTAAAAGTAAATATGGAAGGTTTTTCAAAGGGAAAAGGTTTTGATATCTTTGATGTATTTTCAAAGTTAAGTGAAGAGTCAAAGGAAAAAATCGTATATAGCATGAATGAAGTATATAGCGAATTTAAAGCTCATGTTATGGAAGCAAGAAATATCAATGAAGAAGACTTAGAAAAGATTGCTGGTGGTCGTGTTTGGTTAGGAAGTCAAGCAAAAGAAAATGGCCTTGTAGATGAACTAGGGACTTTAAATGACTGTATAGATAGTTTAGCAAAAGAATTAGAATTAAAAGATTTTAAATTGGCTTACATAAGAGGAAGACAATCTATAGCAGAAATTGTTTCTGCAATGAAACCTCAGTTCATTAAATCAGATATAGTTGAAAAAATGGAAATGCTTAAAAGCTATTCAAATAAAATTCTATACTATGATGAAAGTTTAGAAAACCTATAA
- the bioA gene encoding adenosylmethionine--8-amino-7-oxononanoate transaminase, whose product MINNLSELQKKDLKYVFHPCAQMKDFEKNPPLVIKKGEGLYLIDEDGNRYMDCISSWWVNLFGHCNPRINKVISEQINTLEHVIFANFAHEPAAELCEELTKVLPRGLNKFLFSDNGSSCIEMALKLSFQYHLQTGNPQKTKFLSLENAYHGETIGALGVGDVDIFTETYRPLIKEGRKVRVPYVNSKLSNEEFTKLEDECIKELEEIIEKNHNELACMIVEPMVQGAAGIKIYSARFLKAARDLTKKYNIHLIDDEIAMGFGRTGKMFACEHAGIEPDMMCIAKGLSSGYYPIAMLCITIDIFNAFYADYKEGKSFLHSHTYSGNPLGCRIALEVLRIFKEDNVLDTINEKGKYLKEKMAEIFKGKSYIEDIRNIGLIGAIELKDNLLPDVRVGKEIYNLALKKGVFVRPIGNSVYFMPPYVITYEEIDKMLEVCKEAIEELCL is encoded by the coding sequence ATGATTAATAATTTAAGTGAATTACAAAAAAAAGATTTAAAATATGTTTTTCACCCTTGTGCACAAATGAAAGATTTCGAAAAAAATCCACCTTTAGTTATAAAAAAAGGTGAAGGACTTTATTTGATAGATGAAGATGGAAATAGATATATGGACTGTATCTCTAGTTGGTGGGTAAACTTATTTGGCCATTGTAATCCAAGAATAAATAAGGTTATCTCAGAACAAATAAATACTTTAGAACATGTAATCTTTGCAAACTTTGCCCATGAGCCTGCTGCTGAGTTATGCGAAGAACTAACTAAGGTTTTACCTAGAGGGCTTAACAAGTTTTTATTTTCAGACAATGGATCATCTTGCATTGAAATGGCTTTGAAATTAAGTTTTCAATATCATTTACAAACAGGGAATCCACAAAAAACTAAATTTTTATCTTTAGAAAATGCTTATCATGGAGAAACAATAGGAGCTTTAGGAGTGGGAGATGTTGATATTTTCACTGAAACATATAGACCACTTATAAAGGAAGGAAGAAAAGTTAGAGTTCCTTATGTCAACTCAAAATTATCTAATGAAGAATTTACAAAATTAGAAGATGAATGTATTAAAGAATTAGAAGAAATAATTGAAAAAAACCATAATGAGTTAGCTTGTATGATAGTTGAGCCTATGGTACAAGGAGCAGCAGGAATAAAGATATACTCTGCTAGGTTTTTAAAAGCTGCAAGAGACTTAACTAAAAAATATAATATACATTTAATAGATGATGAAATTGCTATGGGCTTTGGTAGAACAGGAAAGATGTTTGCCTGTGAACATGCGGGTATAGAACCTGATATGATGTGTATAGCAAAGGGACTTTCATCAGGTTATTATCCTATAGCCATGCTTTGTATAACTATAGATATATTTAATGCCTTCTATGCTGACTATAAGGAAGGAAAATCTTTCTTACATTCTCATACATATTCTGGGAACCCTTTAGGTTGTAGAATAGCTTTAGAAGTATTGAGAATCTTTAAAGAAGATAATGTCTTAGATACCATAAATGAAAAAGGTAAATACTTAAAAGAAAAGATGGCTGAGATTTTTAAAGGGAAATCATATATAGAAGATATAAGAAATATAGGACTTATAGGAGCTATAGAATTAAAAGATAATCTCCTTCCTGATGTAAGAGTAGGAAAAGAAATCTATAATTTAGCATTGAAAAAAGGAGTTTTTGTTAGACCTATAGGAAATAGTGTTTATTTCATGCCTCCTTATGTGATAACTTATGAAGAAATTGATAAAATGCTAGAAGTTTGTAAAGAAGCTATAGAAGAATTATGCCTATAA
- the bioD gene encoding dethiobiotin synthase has protein sequence MNFKDFFVIGTDTDVGKTYVSTLLYKALRKHNFQYYKPIQSGCFLRDNKLTAPDVDFLTKFVDIPYDDSMVTYTLKEEVSPHLASEMEGTVIEIENVKKHFEDLKKKYSNIIVEGAGGLYVPLIRDKFYIYDLIKMWNLPVVLVCGTRVGAINHTMLTLNALNTMGIKLEGLVFNNYKGQFFEDDNIKVILELSKVKNYLIIKNGQKEISDEEIETFFN, from the coding sequence ATGAACTTTAAAGATTTCTTTGTTATAGGAACAGATACTGATGTGGGTAAGACCTATGTTAGTACTTTACTATATAAGGCTTTAAGAAAACATAATTTTCAATATTATAAACCTATTCAAAGTGGTTGTTTTTTAAGAGATAATAAATTAACAGCACCAGATGTGGATTTTTTAACAAAATTTGTGGATATTCCCTATGATGATAGTATGGTAACTTATACTTTAAAAGAAGAAGTTTCGCCTCATTTAGCTTCTGAGATGGAAGGAACTGTCATAGAGATAGAAAATGTTAAAAAACATTTTGAAGATTTAAAAAAGAAATATTCTAATATTATAGTTGAAGGTGCAGGAGGACTTTATGTTCCTCTTATCAGAGATAAGTTCTATATTTATGATTTGATAAAAATGTGGAATTTACCTGTTGTATTAGTCTGTGGAACAAGGGTAGGAGCTATAAATCATACTATGCTTACTTTAAATGCACTTAATACTATGGGAATAAAATTAGAAGGCTTAGTTTTTAATAATTACAAAGGACAATTTTTTGAAGATGATAATATAAAAGTTATTTTAGAATTATCAAAAGTTAAAAATTATTTAATTATAAAGAATGGACAAAAAGAAATTTCTGATGAAGAAATAGAGACTTTCTTTAATTAA